A single window of Candidatus Deferrimicrobium borealis DNA harbors:
- a CDS encoding MGMT family protein encodes MGPFARQVYETVRKIPPGRTKSYGELATDMNRPTAARAVGQALGRNPIPLIIPCHRVLARGKRPGGFSAHGGVETKTKMLEIEGATGSSCHRGPYGKGPPAKFRKRP; translated from the coding sequence ATGGGCCCCTTTGCACGACAAGTGTACGAAACGGTCCGAAAAATCCCGCCAGGACGGACCAAGTCCTACGGCGAGCTTGCGACGGACATGAACCGGCCCACCGCTGCCCGTGCGGTCGGACAGGCCCTGGGAAGGAATCCGATCCCTCTCATCATCCCCTGTCACCGGGTCCTTGCGAGGGGCAAGAGACCGGGGGGATTTTCCGCCCACGGAGGAGTGGAGACGAAAACGAAGATGCTCGAGATCGAGGGGGCAACCGGATCGTCCTGTCACCGAGGCCCGTACGGAAAAGGGCCGCCCGCGAAATTCCGCAAGCGGCCCTGA
- a CDS encoding glycine cleavage system protein H, whose amino-acid sequence MEGFSLVDIYSTKGIEYLIAAVFFFGFLALQGYILTSAPGRRKGDGMLGGLPALFRVPDGYGFHQGHTWMKADLMSPNRQRLVKVGLDDFAQKLIGRVDAVELPAVGSRLTQGDKGWSLKVDSEAIPMLSPVDGEVVAVNQEVLRSPGILSRDPYGAGWLLKVNSDRIAADNRNLLTGKLARAWMETSLENLHPTRQDAVGPVMQDGGLPVEGIARVLGGDRWAELAKTHLLTDGG is encoded by the coding sequence ATGGAAGGTTTCAGCCTCGTAGACATCTATTCGACGAAGGGGATCGAATACCTGATCGCCGCGGTATTCTTCTTCGGGTTCCTGGCCCTGCAGGGGTACATCCTGACCTCCGCCCCCGGGCGAAGAAAGGGCGACGGAATGCTCGGCGGCCTTCCGGCCTTGTTCCGCGTCCCCGACGGGTACGGCTTCCACCAGGGGCATACCTGGATGAAGGCGGACCTGATGAGCCCCAACCGCCAGCGATTGGTGAAGGTCGGGCTGGACGACTTCGCGCAGAAGCTCATCGGCAGGGTGGACGCCGTCGAGCTCCCCGCGGTCGGCTCCCGTCTCACGCAGGGGGACAAGGGGTGGAGCCTCAAGGTGGATTCCGAGGCGATCCCGATGCTGTCGCCGGTGGATGGAGAGGTCGTGGCGGTGAACCAGGAGGTTCTCCGGTCCCCCGGGATCCTGAGCCGCGACCCGTACGGTGCCGGCTGGCTGCTCAAGGTGAACTCCGACCGGATCGCGGCGGACAACCGGAACCTTCTTACGGGGAAGCTGGCAAGGGCCTGGATGGAGACCTCGCTGGAAAACCTCCACCCGACCCGTCAGGACGCCGTGGGGCCGGTGATGCAGGACGGCGGTCTGCCGGTGGAAGGGATCGCGCGGGTCCTGGGCGGCGACCGGTGGGCGGAGTTGGCGAAGACGCATCTGCTGACGGACGGAGGGTAA